CTGGAAATAAAACCtcgtgttcacactataaaactttatcaaaattgactgaaactTGTTGGAGATAACTCAGTATggctggcagctactctgtgcaaagcagtgtggctaaaaCTACACGTGTGCCCCATGTCAAGAGCGGAGCACTAAACTAGTGGAGAGAATTAGACGCAGTAGTTCGAAACCGGTTTGTTTGGGTTGAAATTATTGGTTTTGTTTGCTTTGGGAGTAAATAGGAATTAGTTTGGATTGGTTTGGGTGGAATAGCAAGTGGATGGAATTGATTTGATTTCTAAAGTATATTAATAATGAAATGGTTTGATGTAGTTTTGGATTGGTTTCCAAACCAGAGTGAACTCCTAGTACTAAGAATGGATCAACCTTTTGTTAACGCCGAGGAGCTAGTGAATCAACTTGAAATTACCAAAGCAATCGAACCTGTATTCTACTTGAGCCTTTTCACCACCTTTGCTGTATGCTCCTCCaattagggatggcaacgggtcgggtttgAGTCGGGTGGAGTGTACaggcacccaaaaccgaaacccgaacttaaaacccgaacccgatccGAACACCGATTCGGGTCAAAATCCATACCCAAAATCGAAACCCGCAGATACCCAAAACCCGATTGAATACCCAAAACCCGATTGATTACCCAAAACCCGCTTTTATATGGCAACATATTAAGAGCAATAAGtacattttataaatatatacatgatatatataacatttacatgtataaacaagatgcaataaataataaataattttcTAAGTCAACATAGAATAGatttaatagtctaagtaaacaaagTTATTACTAAATATACTATAAAACATGAGGTTTTACTCCAAACGATTATCCATTGGGTATCCGCGGGTGAAAAATcaaacccgaaaccgaacccgataaatttcgggaccccgaacccgaaaaccGTGGATGAAAAATCATACCTGAACCCAAACCCATAAAACTCGAAATCCGCGGATATCCGACCCGAAACCAAACCATTGCCATCCTTACCTCCAATCGCAGCCAAAAGAGCCAAGAAAGTTGTCGAACATACCCTACACTAACACACCAAGAAAACTACCACCTAGCCTAGCCGCCATGGCTTCCTCGATCAGCTTTTCTTCCCTCCGCTCTCGTCAAGGAATCGCCATGTGAAAAAGAAACCATCCGGAAACCGCGACAGAGAATGCCCGTACGTGTGCACGGCTATACATACGCCTACAGATCGCAAGCAGATCGAAGCTGTAGTGCGTGCTGTACACCGCGCCATGCCGCCGGAAGCCTCCTCGTCGACGGGCTTCATCGCCGGCCGCACCCGGCCGCTGCCGGCGGAGCGGCCGCACCTGACGCGGTGCACCAAGCTGCTGTGCTCGGCGTTCCTCacgctcctcctcgtcgccggcgtgaTCGTCTTCGTCGCCTACCTCGCCGTCCGCCCGCACCGGCCGCGGTTCCACGTGACGGCCTTCACGGCGTCCGGCATCCCGTCCGGCGGCGGGCCGGTGGTCCTGTCGGGGCAGCTCGCCGTCCGCAACCCGAACCGGGACATCGCCTACTTCTTCGACCGGTTCTACCTGTCGGTGGAGtaccgcggcggcgacgtggcCAGGGACCGGCCCCTGACGGCGGCGCCGCTGTACCAGCCGCCCAAGACCACGTCGCCGCTGCCGTTCGAGGGCGTGGAGGTGTCAGCCGGCGAGGACATGGccaaggacgcggcggagggcgaCGGCAGGGTGGAGATGACGGTCAGGGTGCGGTCGCGGATCCGCGCGCGGCTGGCGTTCTGGGGCAACCGGCACTGGCACCCGCTCAACGTCCGCTGCGAGGTGGCCGTGGGCCCCGACGGGCAGCTGCTGGCCGAGTACCTGCAGAAGCGCTGCAGCATAGACTTCTTCTAGGAGGGGCGCCATTGCTACGAGCTAGTATAGTGATTAAGAACTGACAAACAGTGTGAATGTGCGATGCCCCGTGCGTGCGTGATTTTGTAAAGGGACAAACATGACGAGAGATAACAACAGTCAGCATCTTCTTTCATCAACCTAGGGACTAATTAGGGCTCAACAACAAAGCCTGTATGCGACATTACATTAGAGGAGTGAAAAATACATCTGCAGCCACATCAAGCAAATGGCGTGGGCTGATATATACATCCACGTCAgaactaagagcaactccaaacaTGTCCTCTTTCCCCTTTCCCTTTTTCAGGTTATATAGGGGAGCCCCCTTTCACAATTTCAGGTTAGGAAAGAGTTCTGCAGCAGATCCCCTTTCCCCCATCCAATCGTTCATGTTATATGGGGCCCATCTGTCAGCGgctaaactttttttttcttttttcctctccctccctctcctccccccaccccccatCTGTCAGGAACACCTACCACACCACCAACCCAGGAGGTGGGCTGGGTTACCTTTGGTTGAAGGTGCCACCGACATGTTCAGTTTCGAATTTGGATCATCGTCTGAACATAACTACACCACGTCCTGGTGTTTACACTTCAAATGCCACAGCATAAAAAAATTCCATTATGGGAATCGCACTCGCACACCCTGCAATGGAAAGCTGGTCGTCAACTACCATGTGTTACACAAGTGCGTTGATTTGCTAGGTAATATTCCAACCAGGGCACAACGACTCTAGGTATTAGCACAAAAGTAACAAGTAAAAGTGTCAACTCTACTGATGCTGGGACTAAAGAGAGGATCTTACCGCTTTATCTCATCCAATCTCGAGTACAAACAAGTGCCTCGATTGTCTTGATGCTTAACGTACTGAGGTGCTTGGGAATCACTGGACCACTGCTGGTGAATGCTGCTTCAGATTGAACAGCAGATGCTGGCATCGCCAGGATGTCCTGCGCAATAGCAGCAAGCGTTGGGTACTTCATGGTGTGGCACATCCACCAGTTCAAAATATCGAAATCATCCTTCCTTGGAACTAACCCATCCTCAAGATAGTTGTCAAGTTCCGTGGATTTCTGGCTACTTCCTTGCTCATTGAGGTGCTGATCCCAATCATCAAATGAGTCATTATCATCTGCATCAAAGGCTTCAGTTTTTGTAGCACCTCCGTTCGGATGATCCAAAGAACTGCAGTATTCATGGAAGAGTTGCTGGAGTGTTTCACGTATGTCAGATAAGTAGCTCGCTGATTTTAATCCAAAAGCTCGTTTTAGACGGAACTCAATGAAACTGATTTTGAATCTAGGATCTAGAATAACAGGTATACATAACCACAAGTATGAATTTTGCCAATAGTGATTGAACATTTCCAGCATCTCTGAAACCATTGTAGCAAGTTCTCCATGCTCATTTGATGCTTCCTCTTGCAAAACTGTTCGCACTTTCCATATCTCATTGAAGTACATATTTGATGTTGGAGAACTAGGGCTAGAAACAATTTCAATAACTCGATAAAATGTCCTCAAAATCTTGCAAATAGACTCAGCAACTCTGACATCTTCTGGAGACATCACTTCTTCAAAAGGGAATGATTTCTTGAAATGCAAAAGAACTTCAAGCCTAAAATAAAATTTGTGCCACCACTTGGCATCTTCCTTTGGACACTTCAAACTCATCTGCGAAATGACTTCCACAAGCTGTTGTTGATTCAATGATGAAGATGTACGTGCCCCAAAAAACTCCGTAACCATGTCACCAATAAGGTGAATGATATTTTGTTGCACTTCGGAAACAATACTATTAATGATATCATCCACACAAGCAATATTGTATAGCTTGCCTCTGATAGGAAGGTACTTCTTTTCGACAAGAGTTTCCTTTAGCTTTGAGGTACTTGCATCATCCCTAACCTCACCAACAGAAGTCAAGCTCAAAAGCTTCTGATCAAGATTCCAATCTCTAATAGCATCCCATATGATGTTGTATGCTCCACTTTCAGACTCTGGGACACAAGCCTCCTTACAATGTATCATCCTTTCCACATTGGTAGGTGAGGATCGAAACATGCCAAATTTGATTATCATTCTGTGAACTTTCCAGTCTTTACCAATAAAATGTGCTGTCAGACAAAGGTAATTTACTTCTGGCTCAGCTCCATCAGGAGTCCAGATACATGCTGAAAGAGAGACACGCTGGGAGGAAAGGGCCAGTTTATCTTTAAGGTTTGCCTTTTCCTTCAGAAATAGAGCACAGCAACACCCTTCCATGTCATTATGAGATACTGCATTAACCATAGGGTTGAGGTTCTTTACAAATCTTCTCATTTCTTCATGCTCTACAATTGATAAAGGATAACCATGCAAAGCTATCATTCTGGCTAGATCTTCATAAGCTGTTTCTTGATCAACCTTCCTTGTGCCTATGTCAGTAGTTGTGGTCATAAATGAGGTCCTCTGTTTCTTCAAGCTTGGAAAGTCTGGTGATGGGAAAGGTTGATGTGCCGGCACCACTTGAATGGGCCGGACTACAGGTGAATTGTCGCCAGAGCTACCAGACCTGAAAAGCTTGCTGTTGTATTCTGCCGTCTGAACATTCCCATTTGCCAAGGCAGGTGAGAGCTCATCTTGCCCCCTGAACTTCAAACCAGGTAGACTAGAAGGGTAAAACACACCCTTCTGACCACTTCGTGCTTGACAGGTCTGAAGATGTCGACTCAGATGACTTCTTCCCCCAAACTTATTTGCACTGAGGCGCTTGTGACAATGCACACAGTCTGCAGCCTGGAGCTTCCCCTCGACATAGATAGGTGAGAACTCTTTCCACACCTTGGACTTGAATCTGCTGGGAATTACTGAGTTTATGTCATCAAGTGTCTCAGAAATAATATGATTTACTGGATCACCCGGTGTAACCGGTTTATTCTCATTCACCAAAACTGCATATAAAATATGGATGGGTTACATACATGCCACCAGTAAATTGCCTTTAAGAAGAGAAATATCTGATCTACACCATGCTAACTGAAACCAGCAGGATACTAATAGACTCAAGTCACCCAGAACATCAGGAATCATCTAGGAACTAACCAACAAAACCTGAATAAGCAAAAGCAAAGTATACCACATGGGAAGTAGGAATCCTTGAGCCGCTGCCGCACCACATCCTCCTTGCCCGGGCAGATCTTCTGGTGCCGCCACAGATGGCTGGTCCCATTAGAATCCTTGCAGCTCATTCGGCTGCGGCAGTACAGGCACTCTGCGAACTGAACCTTCCCATTCAGGAAGATGGGCTTGTACTCCTCCCACACCTTGGACCTCTTCTTGTGCTTGTACCTGAACGTGCTGTGACTGTGCACCCCCTCAAATGCCGCTTCCGCTCTTATGCCGTTatcctcctcatcctcatcatcatgCTCTTCGGGATGCTCCATGACTTGCTCGATTATAGGGTGCTCCATAGCTGCCACAGCGCAACATCAAAGTATCAAACAAGTGGACATCATCACCAGCATGGGTGGACCCAGTATAGGGCATGGTGTACATGATTTttgccaaaagaaaaaaaagaaatcgaaGTTAGTAGGTAAAATACATggtcagatccgaatacaaatatCATACGTTAGAGGGGATTGGGGTGTTCGATTTCGCACAGCAGAAAAGGAACGGAAGGGAAGGGGAATGGGCCGACATACCCTTGTCGGCCGGCGAAGCGCCCGACGAAGAACACTGGCAAGAGCGGCGCCACTCCCCCTGTCGTCGccgctagagagagagagagagaggcgtggCCGCGTGGGAGAGAAGAGGAAAGAGGGGTGCTCCTGCTGTCTTTTCCGTGCGACGGGAAGGCCGCAAGTAGGGAGGCCCACGAGAAGCCCAAAAACGCAGTGGGCAGCCTGGCAGGTATGTGGGTCCAGTGTCCCCCCCCCCTTTTCGTTTCCATTTGTTTATTTTGTTCGTCACCTTTGCTAAAGTTCTTGGGAAAAGCATATTCaaaatattaaaataatatACTAAATATTCTGAAATACAAGATTGAACATTTTGGATGAAATACTTCAATATTTTACATAAAAATTGAAGCATTATATCAAAAATGCTGAACATGTATACTTATAATGTTGAAATACTACATTACGAATGTTGATTCTGAACAACATTGCAGTTCAAATGGATCCAAAACTCATTCACAGCTTGAAAGAAAAATATGATTCAAgaaattaatttattatttaataAATATGTACCTTCCAAAAATTTAAGTGCTTAATTTAACACTTTGTGGAGGATATTTCAACAATTTAACATATGTTTATCATTTGATGTTCATAATGTTGACATTATAATATCAAATGTTAACATCGTAGATGGAGCCTTTTCTGATTGTAGGAACACCATTCTTGTATCAAGGAAGACGTAAGTGTTGTTTGATCTTTAGTTGTTTGGTGTTGAACTCTTTTGACACCAAAACATTAAACATACAAATTGATTGTACGCCAACGGTCTCTGATCACATTATACATATACAATGATACAAATGACAACTGCACTCTCCCTAATGACCAATTTGATCATGATGAAGTGCTACACATCCTCGTTCCAGTTGCCTACAAAATTTTCTTCCTGCTGCCTATCAACCCATTATTCCACCCCCTCTTTATACACCCCAACCCAAAGGAACATATATAAATGTACACAAAAGAATAACTGAATCAGCCACCAGGAAGTGCAGCAGTGGCCACCTCCAAGATTGGATAACCATCTTGTGTACTGTACACAAAAAAAGAAACCATGTACAACTCAGATCAAAGTTCTCAACCGTGTCACCAAAGATTGCATGCTCTCTAGCTTTTCATTCAGCATCATGATATCCTCAGTGCAGCTCTGATCTTCCGTGTTGCTTGCCTGGGAAATCATTGCCGCACATTTAGCCTTGGATTCAGAAATTTCAACTTGAAATGAAGAAATGGTTGCTTCTAGTGTGTTTTTCGATCCCATAACATCTGCAATCACTTGCATAGTTGGAGTCCTAGGAGTGCCGATGCTGCCAAAACTGTTCTGCCTGCTGAGCCTCCTGGGGCTAAAGATATTATCCATGCCTCCACTTCCTGTCATGGCACAACATCGTAAAGACATTTGAATCCACTAGAAATGGCTTCCAAAGCTTTTTTTTTAGTCAAGTGAAAGGGAATGAAAGAACAGAAATAATAAATATTATGAGAACCCTACAGCACTAACAACCATGAAACCGGAACTTGCCTGCGCACTACATACTTAGTAGAAACCTTCTAATTGTGCAATATCAAGGTTACTTTTTGGCAGGAGAAATCATGTCCTGTAAATGTTCTAATAATCTAAGTTCTGTCAATCTTGCAAAACTGTATTAagcattttaaaaaaatcagatGGACCTACAAGGAACTAAAGAATAAGAATAGTTGTCCATGATAAATGCAATTGCATCTAGCTGCCCAATCTCAATTCAATTGTGAACAATTATGACAAGGCAAAAGGTGCCAAAACCCCTAGAAATCCCAGAGCACTTACAAGAGTTGTAATTCAAATAAATTGTGGGGAGATCCATACCTAGGTTACGAAGTTGTTCTATAGTTCCCTGCCCAAGAGATTTGTCAAGCTTAAGGAGGCGAAGAATTCCAGCAGTTATCCTCCCCATCGCATCAGCTTCAGATCTGCAAAGCATGGCGAGGTGCTCTAGTTCTTCTTTCGTTGCAACTGCCTCGATCTGTGCTCTCAAATGAATAAAATTGCTCAGGAAGCATATTAAAATTTGCAACAGTTTTAGACAATTAATCGAAATGTGTTCATACCGGTTCTTTGACAGAAAACTTAACATTATCCATTGTCCACTTGGCACCCTCAATCTCATCTTCACCAATGACCATGGTAGCTTCAACATCAACACCATGGTCCCCAACAGAACTTGCATTATTAAATCCACTGCCTATTTGATGATTATATGATGTTCCTTTTCCAGAGCGTTGATCTCTCAGGCGAGGTTTTATTGCCTGCAAACCTTCAATTCCAGCCTGCAGGTACAGAGTATCAAACAATTGAAAAGCTTAAAGCCTAAAGGAATGCCAAACTGAAATCCAAACTGAAATCCAGAGGCATGACAGTCAGGTACCTTAAAGCGATCCACAGGAAATGCCCTTTTGGGTGATGCCTTTCCTGTGTCTCCCAAGTTAAACCGGTTACTGCTCTTTCCAGAGACATGTAAATTCCTGAAGGTTGAATGCCAACATTTTTCTTCTCGACTGATACGATCACCTCCACGAGTTGGAGTAAAACAATCTCCAACTTCTTCCGTTCCTTCAAGTGCAAATAGCCAATTTCGAAGCTCAACTGACACATCAAGATCATCTGGCACCCCGAGATCGAACTTTGAATTGACATCATCAACTTTGGACCTTTCATCTGTAATTTTGGGGGAAAAGAAGAGAAACTAATGATTAATGGAACTAGAAAAGCAGCAAAACAAAAACTTGAGAACTTGCTCTGCATCTCAAATAAGGAATAAAGTATTTTTCCTCATACACTATTTCAACTGTAACAGTTACTTGAACTTGAGCATGTTATAGTTAAAAAGAAATCCATATCTGGCTTGAGATGCAAAGGAGACAAGTCATGGATGGTGGAAATGAACAATGATTATTGATCTGAGAACCATGTATTTTATAAATTTACATTATGGTTGtgtttacaacaacaacaacaacatagcctttttttcccaagcaagtcgggttt
This sequence is a window from Panicum virgatum strain AP13 chromosome 7K, P.virgatum_v5, whole genome shotgun sequence. Protein-coding genes within it:
- the LOC120641865 gene encoding zinc finger BED domain-containing protein RICESLEEPER 2-like gives rise to the protein MEHPIIEQVMEHPEEHDDEDEEDNGIRAEAAFEGVHSHSTFRYKHKKRSKVWEEYKPIFLNGKVQFAECLYCRSRMSCKDSNGTSHLWRHQKICPGKEDVVRQRLKDSYFPCVLVNENKPVTPGDPVNHIISETLDDINSVIPSRFKSKVWKEFSPIYVEGKLQAADCVHCHKRLSANKFGGRSHLSRHLQTCQARSGQKGVFYPSSLPGLKFRGQDELSPALANGNVQTAEYNSKLFRSGSSGDNSPVVRPIQVVPAHQPFPSPDFPSLKKQRTSFMTTTTDIGTRKVDQETAYEDLARMIALHGYPLSIVEHEEMRRFVKNLNPMVNAVSHNDMEGCCCALFLKEKANLKDKLALSSQRVSLSACIWTPDGAEPEVNYLCLTAHFIGKDWKVHRMIIKFGMFRSSPTNVERMIHCKEACVPESESGAYNIIWDAIRDWNLDQKLLSLTSVGEVRDDASTSKLKETLVEKKYLPIRGKLYNIACVDDIINSIVSEVQQNIIHLIGDMVTEFFGARTSSSLNQQQLVEVISQMSLKCPKEDAKWWHKFYFRLEVLLHFKKSFPFEEVMSPEDVRVAESICKILRTFYRVIEIVSSPSSPTSNMYFNEIWKVRTVLQEEASNEHGELATMVSEMLEMFNHYWQNSYLWLCIPVILDPRFKISFIEFRLKRAFGLKSASYLSDIRETLQQLFHEYCSSLDHPNGGATKTEAFDADDNDSFDDWDQHLNEQGSSQKSTELDNYLEDGLVPRKDDFDILNWWMCHTMKYPTLAAIAQDILAMPASAVQSEAAFTSSGPVIPKHLSTLSIKTIEALVCTRDWMR
- the LOC120641866 gene encoding NDR1/HIN1-like protein 10, which gives rise to MPPEASSSTGFIAGRTRPLPAERPHLTRCTKLLCSAFLTLLLVAGVIVFVAYLAVRPHRPRFHVTAFTASGIPSGGGPVVLSGQLAVRNPNRDIAYFFDRFYLSVEYRGGDVARDRPLTAAPLYQPPKTTSPLPFEGVEVSAGEDMAKDAAEGDGRVEMTVRVRSRIRARLAFWGNRHWHPLNVRCEVAVGPDGQLLAEYLQKRCSIDFF